One region of Actinomycetota bacterium genomic DNA includes:
- a CDS encoding enoyl-CoA hydratase/isomerase family protein → MEVEAVSYRNLVVERRGHVAVVTLNRPESGNALSVEMMRELENAALSFREDTETRVVVFTGAGRHFCVGIDLRDPEHAESVTAPLLLRQRLFHLGPRMIRALRGMDQVTIAAVNGAATGGGACVASALDLRMGAADCRVGYPESSLAIPLSWVSLPLCVHLVGPSRAKRWLMSGERLGAEVLLRWGFLDEVAPADELLERALEMAESYARRAPVAVQMIKRSVNALVGALDEAVMHMDSDQVLLAETTRDFREAVQAFLEKREPEFRGE, encoded by the coding sequence ATGGAGGTGGAGGCAGTGTCATATCGAAACCTGGTGGTGGAGCGAAGGGGTCACGTGGCCGTCGTCACCCTCAACCGCCCGGAAAGCGGGAACGCCCTCAGCGTGGAGATGATGCGGGAGCTGGAGAACGCCGCCCTCTCCTTCCGGGAGGACACGGAGACCCGGGTGGTGGTCTTCACCGGGGCGGGCAGGCACTTCTGCGTGGGTATCGACCTGAGGGACCCGGAACACGCGGAATCCGTGACGGCCCCGCTCCTCCTCCGCCAGCGCCTCTTCCACCTTGGTCCTCGCATGATCCGCGCCCTGCGGGGAATGGACCAGGTGACCATCGCCGCCGTGAACGGGGCGGCCACGGGAGGCGGCGCCTGCGTCGCTTCCGCGCTGGATCTCCGGATGGGAGCCGCCGACTGCCGGGTAGGATACCCGGAGAGCAGCCTGGCCATCCCCCTGAGCTGGGTGAGCCTCCCCCTGTGCGTCCACCTGGTAGGCCCTTCCAGGGCCAAGCGCTGGCTCATGTCGGGGGAGAGGCTGGGCGCGGAGGTCCTCCTGCGATGGGGCTTCCTGGACGAGGTGGCGCCCGCGGACGAGCTCCTGGAGAGGGCGCTGGAGATGGCCGAGTCCTATGCCCGCCGGGCCCCGGTGGCCGTGCAGATGATCAAGCGCAGCGTGAACGCCCTGGTGGGCGCCCTGGACGAGGCGGTCATGCACATGGACAGCGACCAGGTCCTCCTGGCGGAGACCACCCGCGACTTTCGGGAAGCGGTGCAAGCCTTCCTGGAGAAAAGGGAGCCGGAATTCCGGGGCGAGTGA
- a CDS encoding crotonase/enoyl-CoA hydratase family protein has product MAVEVEKNGRVFTVIINRPEVKNAIDYRTSRELADAFRSFEADESAYVAVLWGAGGTFCAGADLKALAANPLQEALRLNEDMAEDGPLGPTRMLLSKPVIAAISGYAVAGGLELAIWCDIRVAEEDAVLGIFERRFGVPLIDGGTQRLPRLIGMSRALDLILTGRPVGAEEALAMGLVNRVVPRGKAREEAERLAAELAAFPQVCMRNDRLAVYRGIGLEFPAGLEMEYRLGMQTLQSGEAVEGATRFSGGEGKHGEFK; this is encoded by the coding sequence ATGGCGGTGGAAGTGGAAAAGAACGGCAGGGTCTTCACGGTGATCATCAACCGCCCGGAGGTCAAGAACGCCATCGATTACCGGACTTCCCGGGAGCTGGCGGACGCCTTCCGCTCCTTCGAGGCGGACGAGAGCGCTTACGTGGCGGTGCTCTGGGGCGCGGGGGGGACCTTCTGCGCCGGCGCGGACCTCAAGGCCCTGGCCGCGAATCCACTCCAGGAAGCGTTGCGCCTGAACGAGGACATGGCGGAAGACGGACCCCTGGGGCCCACGCGCATGCTCCTCTCCAAGCCTGTGATCGCCGCCATCTCCGGTTACGCGGTGGCGGGCGGGCTGGAGCTGGCCATATGGTGCGACATCAGGGTAGCGGAGGAGGACGCGGTGCTGGGCATCTTCGAGCGCCGCTTCGGGGTGCCGCTCATCGACGGGGGAACGCAGCGCCTGCCCCGCCTCATCGGCATGAGCCGCGCCCTGGACCTCATCCTGACGGGCCGGCCGGTGGGGGCGGAGGAGGCTCTGGCCATGGGGCTGGTGAACCGCGTGGTGCCCAGGGGGAAGGCGAGGGAGGAGGCGGAGAGGCTGGCCGCGGAGCTCGCCGCGTTCCCGCAGGTCTGCATGCGCAACGACCGCCTGGCCGTCTACCGGGGCATCGGCCTGGAGTTCCCCGCCGGCCTGGAGATGGAGTACCGCCTGGGCATGCAGACGCTGCAAAGCGGGGAGGCTGTGGAGGGAGCGACCCGCTTCTCCGGGGGCGAGGGCAAGCACGGCGAGTTCAAGTAG
- a CDS encoding alpha/beta fold hydrolase: MADERRESGAFTRTDHYFKSRGKRCAAWLYLPQGEKRPPVVVMAHGFGAQRDFGLPAYAERFAERGMAVFLFDYRNFGASEGEPRNLVNPWRHLRDWRSALACVRSLKQVDGSRVALWGSSYSGGHVLVTAARDEGVAAVCAQVPFVDGVSSALYTGLKHALQATVASTRDILRALTLREPYRVPIVSDPEVFGIMNTPESKPGYLALVPEGSGWKNECPARAVLELLLYRPTSRARKVQCPALVIMGDKDSLIRPAAVERAASRMREVTLVHLPVGHFDVYHGEWFEKVVSMQSDFLLRHLRP; encoded by the coding sequence ATGGCTGACGAGAGGAGAGAGAGCGGGGCTTTTACGAGGACCGACCACTATTTCAAGAGCAGGGGCAAGCGCTGCGCCGCATGGCTGTACCTGCCGCAGGGAGAGAAGAGGCCGCCTGTGGTGGTCATGGCCCACGGCTTCGGGGCGCAGCGTGACTTCGGACTCCCGGCTTACGCGGAAAGGTTCGCGGAGCGGGGGATGGCCGTCTTCCTCTTCGATTACCGCAACTTCGGGGCCAGCGAGGGCGAGCCGCGCAACCTGGTCAACCCCTGGCGCCACCTGCGTGACTGGAGGAGCGCGCTTGCCTGCGTGCGCTCCCTGAAGCAGGTGGACGGGAGTCGCGTGGCGCTGTGGGGTTCCTCGTACAGCGGGGGGCACGTGCTGGTGACGGCGGCGCGCGACGAGGGTGTGGCCGCCGTGTGCGCCCAGGTGCCCTTCGTGGACGGCGTTTCCTCCGCCCTTTACACGGGATTAAAACACGCCTTGCAGGCGACGGTGGCGTCCACGAGGGACATCCTGCGGGCCTTGACCCTCCGCGAGCCTTACCGGGTGCCCATCGTCTCCGACCCCGAGGTCTTCGGCATCATGAACACGCCGGAGAGCAAGCCCGGCTACCTCGCCCTGGTCCCCGAGGGGAGCGGCTGGAAGAACGAGTGCCCGGCGCGCGCCGTGCTCGAGCTTCTCCTGTACAGGCCCACCAGTAGGGCGCGGAAGGTGCAGTGCCCGGCCCTGGTGATCATGGGCGACAAGGACTCCCTCATCAGGCCGGCGGCGGTGGAGAGGGCCGCTTCCCGCATGCGCGAGGTTACCCTGGTCCATCTCCCGGTGGGGCATTTCGATGTCTACCACGGGGAGTGGTTCGAGAAGGTCGTCTCCATGCAGTCGGATTTCCTCTTGCGACACCTCCGCCCGTAG
- a CDS encoding rubrerythrin family protein, whose amino-acid sequence MSTLDNLKEAFAGESQANRKYLAFAKKADEEGYAQVARLFRAAAEAETVHAHAHLRVMGGIGSTEENLRQAIEGETAEFRSMYPRMMEEAKAEGNDAAYMSFANANAVEEIHAGLYRKALENLGKNEEVDYFVCQVCGNTVEGEAPDKCPICGAPKKMFKLVE is encoded by the coding sequence ATGAGCACCCTGGACAACCTGAAGGAAGCCTTCGCCGGCGAGTCCCAGGCCAATCGCAAGTACCTGGCCTTCGCCAAGAAGGCGGACGAGGAGGGCTACGCCCAGGTGGCCAGGCTTTTCCGGGCCGCGGCGGAGGCGGAAACGGTGCACGCCCACGCCCACCTGCGGGTGATGGGGGGCATCGGGAGCACGGAGGAGAACCTGCGCCAGGCCATCGAGGGGGAGACGGCGGAGTTCCGCTCCATGTACCCCAGGATGATGGAGGAGGCCAAGGCGGAGGGGAACGACGCCGCCTACATGTCCTTCGCCAACGCCAACGCCGTGGAGGAGATACACGCCGGCCTCTACCGGAAGGCACTGGAGAACCTGGGCAAGAACGAGGAGGTGGATTACTTCGTCTGCCAGGTGTGCGGCAACACCGTGGAGGGGGAAGCCCCGGACAAGTGCCCCATCTGCGGCGCCCCCAAGAAGATGTTCAAGCTCGTTGAATGA
- a CDS encoding acetyl-CoA acetyltransferase, whose translation MAKGIRDKVVILGMGCTRFGERWDAGSDDLLVESFTEALQDAGIEKRDIQAAWVGIHIDEVNIGKGATYASMALHTPFIPFTRVDNFCASGTEAFRGAAYAVASGACEIALAIGVEKLKDTGYGGLPDSPAFGQEVVMLGPNATAPGMFAQLATAYAAKHKIPMERLKEAITHVSWKSHKNGAKNPRAHLRREVSKEQIMGAPMVAYPLGLFDCCGVSDGSAAAIVCTPAVAKKLKPNDPLVKVKALQISVSSGEEAMFNRWDGASIITTRTASSRAYKEAGIKNPREEISMMEVHDCFSITELVTMEDLGISAPGGAPEDILNGFFDLDGQIPCQPDGGLKCFGHPIGASGLRMIFEVYNQLLGRWPEDRAVKNPRFGLTHNLGGVPTQNVCSVAIFGVD comes from the coding sequence ATGGCCAAGGGAATCAGGGACAAGGTAGTCATCCTGGGCATGGGCTGCACCAGGTTCGGGGAGCGCTGGGACGCCGGCTCGGACGACCTCCTGGTGGAGTCCTTCACGGAAGCCCTGCAGGACGCGGGCATCGAGAAGAGGGACATCCAGGCGGCCTGGGTGGGCATCCACATCGACGAGGTGAACATCGGCAAGGGCGCCACCTATGCCAGCATGGCACTGCACACGCCCTTCATCCCCTTCACCCGCGTTGACAACTTCTGCGCCTCGGGGACGGAGGCCTTCCGGGGAGCCGCCTACGCCGTGGCCTCCGGTGCCTGCGAGATAGCGCTGGCCATCGGGGTGGAGAAGCTCAAGGACACCGGGTACGGGGGCCTCCCCGACAGCCCCGCCTTCGGACAGGAGGTGGTGATGCTGGGGCCCAACGCCACCGCCCCCGGCATGTTCGCGCAGCTGGCCACGGCTTACGCGGCAAAGCACAAGATACCCATGGAGAGGCTGAAGGAGGCCATCACCCACGTCTCCTGGAAGAGCCACAAGAACGGTGCCAAGAACCCCCGCGCGCACCTGAGGCGGGAGGTCAGCAAGGAGCAGATCATGGGCGCTCCCATGGTGGCCTACCCGCTGGGCCTCTTCGACTGCTGCGGGGTGAGCGACGGGTCCGCGGCGGCCATCGTCTGCACCCCGGCGGTGGCCAAGAAGCTCAAGCCCAACGACCCCCTGGTCAAAGTCAAGGCCCTGCAGATCTCGGTGAGCTCGGGCGAGGAGGCCATGTTCAACCGCTGGGACGGCGCGAGCATCATCACCACCCGGACCGCCTCGAGCAGGGCCTACAAGGAAGCCGGCATCAAGAACCCCCGCGAGGAGATATCCATGATGGAGGTGCACGACTGCTTCTCCATAACCGAGCTGGTGACCATGGAAGACCTTGGTATCTCGGCTCCGGGCGGGGCGCCCGAGGATATCCTGAACGGTTTCTTCGACCTGGACGGGCAGATACCGTGTCAGCCCGACGGGGGCCTGAAGTGCTTCGGGCATCCCATCGGCGCCTCGGGGCTCCGCATGATCTTCGAGGTTTACAACCAGCTCCTGGGGCGCTGGCCGGAGGACCGGGCGGTGAAGAACCCCAGGTTCGGGCTCACCCACAACCTGGGCGGCGTGCCCACCCAGAACGTCTGCTCGGTTGCCATCTTCGGCGTGGACTGA
- a CDS encoding GMC family oxidoreductase, whose amino-acid sequence MIIPSRDVRQDLRRAVDVAIVGSGAGGGPLARELASAGHAVLVVEEGAHFTREDFNLKPAEAYMRMYRDAGQTVTMGLPFILLPLGKTVGGTTTVNSGTALRMHPPVLKKWRMTHGLDDITQEELNLIYGHLEEYLFVKRADPEVAGKVATTFLSGAEKLGLSCGWLPRNAKECEGFGSCVFGCPSGSKQSVDVTFIPDAVSFGADVYTGCRAERILVRDGKAVGISCQFLDEATGKPNGRRLEVEARVVVLAAGAICTPYLLLRQGLANSSGQVGKNLAVHPCTQAVALFDEVLGPPRGIPQACYVDEFQGEGIMLEGGTVPPEIHVLSLPFAGRRSAGLMVKYPNMGIFGGMVSESVSGGVVKDTGRPGYRPNIFYLLRGQDVEKAKAAVVLMAEIWFAAGARRVFTAIAGHYELTGPRDLRNLERSRVRVTDFYGMSAYHPLGTCRMGGDPEWSVVRHTCETWDVENLYVCDGSVLPSSPGVNPQLTIMAMAMRCAGFIDEKLGAGGAGPREAERRAARADGAAKGG is encoded by the coding sequence ATGATCATCCCCTCCCGCGATGTCCGCCAGGACCTGCGCCGCGCGGTGGACGTGGCCATCGTCGGCTCCGGCGCGGGCGGCGGCCCCCTGGCCCGCGAGCTCGCCTCGGCGGGACACGCGGTGCTGGTGGTGGAGGAGGGCGCCCATTTTACCCGCGAGGACTTCAACCTCAAGCCGGCCGAGGCTTACATGCGCATGTACCGCGACGCGGGCCAGACGGTGACCATGGGCCTCCCCTTCATCCTCCTCCCCCTGGGGAAGACGGTGGGCGGCACCACCACCGTCAACTCGGGGACCGCCCTGCGCATGCACCCCCCGGTGCTCAAGAAATGGCGCATGACCCACGGCCTTGACGACATCACGCAGGAGGAGCTCAACCTCATCTACGGGCACCTGGAGGAATACCTCTTCGTGAAGCGCGCAGACCCCGAGGTGGCGGGAAAGGTGGCCACCACCTTCCTCTCCGGCGCGGAGAAGCTTGGCCTCTCGTGCGGCTGGCTGCCGCGCAACGCCAAGGAGTGCGAGGGCTTCGGTTCCTGCGTCTTCGGCTGCCCCTCCGGGTCCAAGCAGAGCGTGGACGTCACCTTCATCCCCGACGCCGTCTCCTTCGGCGCGGACGTCTACACCGGCTGCCGCGCCGAGCGCATCCTGGTGAGGGACGGAAAGGCGGTAGGCATTTCCTGCCAGTTCCTCGATGAGGCCACCGGGAAACCCAACGGGAGAAGGCTGGAAGTGGAGGCGCGGGTGGTGGTGCTCGCCGCGGGCGCCATCTGCACCCCTTACCTGCTGCTGCGGCAGGGGCTGGCCAACTCCAGCGGCCAGGTGGGGAAGAACCTGGCCGTCCATCCCTGCACCCAGGCCGTGGCCCTCTTCGACGAGGTCCTGGGGCCGCCGCGGGGCATCCCGCAGGCATGCTACGTGGACGAGTTCCAGGGGGAGGGCATCATGCTGGAAGGGGGCACCGTCCCGCCGGAGATACACGTGCTCTCCCTCCCTTTCGCCGGGCGTCGCAGCGCGGGTCTCATGGTAAAATATCCCAACATGGGCATCTTCGGGGGCATGGTCTCGGAGAGCGTCTCCGGCGGCGTGGTGAAGGACACGGGACGTCCCGGGTACCGGCCCAACATCTTCTACCTGCTGCGCGGCCAGGACGTGGAGAAGGCGAAGGCGGCCGTGGTCCTCATGGCCGAGATATGGTTCGCCGCGGGAGCCCGCAGGGTCTTCACCGCCATCGCCGGCCATTACGAGCTCACGGGCCCGCGCGACCTGCGGAACCTGGAGAGGTCCCGGGTGCGGGTCACCGACTTCTACGGCATGAGCGCGTACCACCCACTGGGCACCTGCCGCATGGGGGGCGACCCCGAATGGTCGGTGGTGAGGCACACCTGCGAGACCTGGGACGTGGAGAACCTCTACGTCTGCGACGGCAGCGTTCTCCCCTCTTCCCCGGGGGTGAACCCGCAGCTGACCATCATGGCCATGGCCATGCGCTGCGCCGGCTTCATCGACGAGAAGCTCGGCGCGGGAGGGGCGGGACCACGAGAGGCGGAACGGCGCGCCGCCCGGGCTGACGGCGCGGCGAAGGGGGGGTGA
- a CDS encoding radical SAM protein — protein MNVLFVHSEEDAFSPEKPLQIQERVQFGISYISSVLKGEGHRTGLVVLCRETPHLLDEYIESFDPAMVCFTSVYAEYRFLSRVIAETKRKHPELFLVLGGAHASLDPDGCMKETPLDAVCVGEGEYPALELAEQLEAGRWPSHIPNLYIRRPNGEVEKNAPRPFLEDLDSLPFPDREMWEPWVADPHSRPSVLVGRGCPFQCTYCCNHAFRKAAPGRYVRVRSPRNIVEELVAMKEKNPYFAEVYLEVETLGAKQEWALELCDELRKLNGRLEVPLAFGANLRVTPNADYEDLFAAFAESNFRFVNIGLESGSERIRRDVLKRIYSNEDIVRTVRTARKHGLQVGTYNLIGLPGETPRDFRETVRLNRVCQPDWFLLAVFFPYPGTELYERCREQGLLRQEPDPSLERRKPALSLPDFPKWRVALLRAWFPFLIYRGYRPLKECLWLVAMAVLYSHRFMIRLHRALRNGRPGGKKLAWPRRDGKAAVGSP, from the coding sequence ATGAACGTACTTTTCGTCCACTCCGAGGAGGATGCCTTCTCGCCCGAAAAGCCCCTCCAGATCCAGGAACGCGTGCAGTTCGGGATCTCCTACATATCATCCGTGCTGAAGGGCGAGGGGCACCGCACCGGCCTGGTGGTCCTATGCCGCGAGACCCCCCATCTCCTGGACGAATACATAGAATCCTTCGACCCCGCAATGGTCTGTTTCACCTCCGTTTACGCCGAGTACCGTTTCCTTTCGCGGGTCATCGCGGAGACGAAGAGGAAGCACCCGGAGCTGTTTCTCGTCCTGGGAGGGGCGCACGCCTCGCTCGATCCCGACGGCTGCATGAAGGAAACGCCGCTCGACGCGGTGTGCGTGGGCGAGGGAGAGTATCCCGCACTGGAGCTGGCGGAGCAGCTGGAGGCGGGGCGCTGGCCCTCCCACATCCCCAACCTCTACATAAGGCGCCCGAACGGCGAGGTGGAGAAGAACGCGCCACGGCCTTTCCTCGAGGACCTGGACTCCCTCCCCTTCCCCGACCGGGAGATGTGGGAGCCGTGGGTCGCCGACCCCCACTCCCGCCCCTCGGTGCTGGTGGGAAGGGGTTGTCCCTTCCAGTGCACCTACTGCTGCAACCACGCCTTCAGGAAGGCTGCGCCCGGCAGGTATGTGCGGGTGCGCAGCCCGCGCAACATCGTGGAGGAGCTCGTCGCCATGAAGGAGAAGAACCCGTACTTCGCCGAGGTCTACCTGGAGGTGGAGACCCTCGGGGCGAAGCAGGAATGGGCCCTGGAGCTCTGCGACGAGCTGAGGAAGCTGAACGGGAGACTGGAGGTCCCCCTGGCCTTCGGGGCCAACCTGAGGGTGACGCCCAACGCCGATTACGAGGACCTTTTCGCGGCCTTCGCGGAGAGCAACTTCCGCTTCGTCAACATCGGCCTGGAGTCGGGGAGCGAGAGGATACGCCGCGATGTCCTCAAGCGCATCTATTCCAACGAGGACATCGTGCGCACGGTGAGGACGGCCCGCAAGCACGGTCTGCAGGTGGGGACCTACAACCTCATCGGGTTGCCGGGGGAGACGCCGCGGGATTTCCGGGAGACGGTGCGGCTAAACAGGGTCTGCCAGCCGGACTGGTTCCTGCTGGCCGTGTTCTTCCCCTATCCCGGTACCGAGCTCTACGAGAGGTGCCGCGAGCAGGGGCTGCTGCGGCAGGAACCGGACCCCAGCCTGGAGAGGAGGAAGCCGGCTCTCAGCCTGCCGGATTTTCCCAAGTGGAGGGTGGCTCTCCTGCGGGCATGGTTCCCCTTCCTCATCTACCGCGGCTACCGGCCGCTCAAGGAATGCCTCTGGCTGGTGGCCATGGCCGTCCTCTATTCGCACCGCTTCATGATAAGGTTGCACCGCGCCCTGAGGAACGGGCGCCCCGGCGGGAAGAAGCTGGCCTGGCCCCGCCGTGACGGGAAGGCGGCGGTCGGGAGCCCGTGA
- a CDS encoding TetR/AcrR family transcriptional regulator: MDTALVKKRREEIIDAALQVFGEKGYHAAKIEDIAAVLGIGHGTFYRYFKNKLDIFNHVMEWILTNIAELVAGVDPWKPETLGEYREQLEEIGDRMFDLFKKNPRITPILFYEAHGIDDAAVQERIREAFDLIGRYTAMYFENGVAKGYLRKDLHIRETALAVNAALFEACRRVVSSDDPDRDVAVWKETIINLMLDGIVAR, encoded by the coding sequence ATGGACACAGCCTTGGTGAAGAAGCGCAGGGAAGAGATCATCGACGCTGCGCTTCAGGTCTTCGGGGAGAAGGGCTACCATGCCGCGAAGATAGAGGATATCGCCGCCGTTCTCGGCATCGGTCACGGCACCTTCTACCGCTATTTCAAGAACAAGCTGGACATCTTCAACCACGTCATGGAGTGGATACTTACCAACATTGCGGAACTGGTTGCGGGCGTCGATCCCTGGAAGCCGGAGACCCTGGGCGAATACCGCGAGCAGCTGGAGGAGATCGGCGACAGGATGTTCGACCTCTTCAAGAAAAACCCGCGGATAACGCCCATACTTTTTTACGAGGCACACGGCATAGACGACGCGGCGGTCCAGGAAAGGATCCGGGAGGCCTTCGACCTTATAGGTAGGTACACGGCCATGTACTTTGAGAACGGCGTGGCCAAGGGATACCTGCGCAAGGACCTCCACATAAGGGAGACGGCGCTGGCGGTCAACGCCGCCCTCTTCGAGGCCTGCCGCAGGGTGGTATCCTCGGACGACCCTGACCGCGACGTGGCGGTGTGGAAGGAGACCATCATCAACCTGATGCTGGACGGTATCGTCGCGCGTTGA
- a CDS encoding ferritin: MLSERMQEALNDQMKWEFYSEFLYLAMAGYFKSRSLDGFANWMMVQAEEERTHAIMFFNYIADAGGRPEIRAFDQMENEYPSVTEVFRATVEHEKLVTRRINDLMTLALEERDHATASFLDWFVKEQVEEVASPQKILDQLEMVKEEGHALMMLDRELAQRVFRPPAAAAE; this comes from the coding sequence ATGCTTTCCGAGAGGATGCAGGAGGCGCTCAACGACCAGATGAAGTGGGAATTCTACTCCGAGTTCCTCTACCTGGCTATGGCCGGGTACTTCAAGTCGCGCAGCCTGGACGGCTTCGCGAACTGGATGATGGTCCAGGCGGAGGAGGAGAGGACCCACGCCATCATGTTCTTCAACTACATCGCGGACGCGGGAGGCAGGCCGGAGATCCGCGCCTTTGACCAGATGGAGAACGAGTACCCCTCGGTGACGGAGGTCTTCCGAGCCACGGTGGAGCACGAGAAGCTGGTCACACGGCGCATCAACGACCTCATGACCCTGGCCCTGGAGGAAAGGGACCACGCCACGGCGAGCTTCCTGGACTGGTTCGTGAAGGAGCAGGTGGAGGAGGTGGCCTCGCCGCAGAAGATCCTCGACCAGCTGGAGATGGTGAAGGAGGAAGGGCACGCGCTCATGATGCTCGACCGCGAGCTGGCCCAGAGGGTCTTCCGGCCCCCCGCCGCCGCGGCGGAATGA
- a CDS encoding OB-fold domain-containing protein, which translates to MVGIGSFGGYVPRWRLNRMLIFGSMGWLNPVIITNARGEKAVANFDEDSVTMAVAAGMDCLRGVDRADIDAVYFATTTAPYRERQNANIVAGALGARDEIRTADFAGSLKAGTSALLSALEFVSCNGGKAVVCAADNRLGKMASTQEMVFGDAGASVMVSDRDVVAEYKGSFSVSHDFVDNLRGANTKYNRMWEERWIRDMGYARFIPQVVQGLCEKYGISPAEFDKIVYPCIYGGARKKINGLLQAEPEKVQDDMLATVGDSGSAHPLLMLAAALESAQPGQKILLVSYGSGCDALWFEVTDNISKVQDGRGVSRWLARRADLDNYQKYLVWRGMAPAETGIRGETDKETRWSLVWREHKTILGLWGGRCRKCGTQQIPAQRICINPDCQAMDEMDPVYLADKGGKVFTYTGDMLAASVSPPAVYGNVEFNGGGRMLMDFTDCTVEDLSVGMPVEFSFRIKFYDPKRDITNYFWKAVPATGEVK; encoded by the coding sequence ATGGTAGGCATCGGCTCCTTCGGCGGCTACGTCCCACGCTGGCGGCTGAACCGCATGCTCATCTTCGGGAGCATGGGCTGGCTGAACCCGGTGATCATCACCAACGCGCGGGGCGAGAAGGCCGTCGCCAATTTCGACGAGGACTCCGTCACCATGGCGGTAGCGGCCGGCATGGACTGCCTGCGCGGGGTGGACCGCGCGGACATCGACGCCGTGTACTTCGCCACCACCACCGCCCCTTACCGGGAGAGGCAGAACGCCAACATCGTGGCGGGCGCCCTGGGAGCGCGGGACGAGATCCGCACGGCGGACTTCGCGGGGTCGCTCAAGGCGGGCACCAGCGCCCTGCTCTCCGCCCTGGAGTTCGTGTCCTGCAACGGAGGCAAGGCGGTGGTGTGCGCCGCCGACAACCGGCTGGGGAAGATGGCCTCCACCCAGGAGATGGTCTTCGGCGACGCGGGAGCGTCCGTCATGGTATCCGACCGGGACGTAGTAGCCGAGTACAAGGGCAGCTTCTCCGTGTCGCACGATTTCGTGGACAACCTGCGGGGCGCCAACACCAAGTACAACCGCATGTGGGAGGAGCGCTGGATAAGGGACATGGGCTACGCCAGGTTCATCCCCCAGGTGGTGCAGGGCCTGTGCGAGAAGTACGGTATCAGCCCGGCGGAGTTCGACAAGATCGTCTATCCCTGCATCTACGGGGGCGCCCGCAAGAAGATAAACGGTCTTCTGCAGGCCGAGCCCGAGAAGGTGCAGGACGACATGCTGGCCACGGTGGGGGATTCCGGCAGCGCCCATCCACTGCTCATGCTGGCCGCGGCCCTGGAGAGCGCGCAGCCGGGGCAGAAGATCCTCCTGGTAAGTTACGGAAGCGGATGCGACGCTCTCTGGTTCGAGGTCACGGACAACATCTCCAAGGTGCAGGACGGGCGAGGCGTGTCCCGCTGGCTGGCCAGGCGGGCCGACCTGGACAACTACCAGAAGTACCTGGTATGGAGGGGCATGGCCCCGGCCGAGACGGGCATACGCGGCGAGACGGACAAGGAGACGCGCTGGTCCCTGGTGTGGCGCGAGCACAAGACCATCCTGGGGCTGTGGGGCGGCAGGTGCCGCAAGTGCGGCACGCAGCAGATCCCCGCGCAGCGCATCTGCATCAATCCCGACTGCCAGGCCATGGACGAGATGGACCCCGTCTACCTGGCGGACAAGGGGGGCAAGGTCTTCACCTACACCGGCGACATGCTGGCCGCGTCGGTGAGCCCACCGGCCGTTTACGGGAACGTGGAGTTCAACGGCGGCGGCCGCATGCTCATGGACTTCACAGACTGCACAGTCGAGGACCTCTCCGTGGGCATGCCCGTGGAATTCAGCTTCCGCATCAAGTTCTACGACCCCAAGCGCGACATCACCAACTACTTCTGGAAAGCCGTCCCGGCAACGGGGGAGGTGAAGTGA